AGTTAGACTTTCCTAAGTCTGCTGAGCACAATGGAACTTCGAAGGATCACTTTGCCTGGGAGTAGCACTGTTAGAATTCATGTATGGGACAGACGACTGCAACATAAAGAAACGGCAGCCAGTTCTTGGCCAACCTATCAAGTTTGATCAAGGGATAAGTGCACCGCTGGTCAGTGGGCCACTCTTAATGAAAAAGGTTATCAGTGGCTGGGAAAAGTCAGAGCAGCTACAACATAAAACATGTAGGATATTTCAAGAGTGGTATCGCCATCGGTCATTTCTGTAATGCGTCTCACGTGCAAGCACTCATGCTCTGCTATGGTGAAGCCCAGCTATGGTGGCTGCCAGGGGGCAACGGCACCACCAGTCTGATTGCAGAGGGTGACTAGCCAAGAAGGGCACTGTTTGTATGGCAAGTGGCCTCTCCACCACTGACCCGGAGAACCAAGTGGCCTGACAAAAGAGCAATCCGTCTTTTGCTTCCCAGAGTGGCTTCCACCATAGGTCAACTGTTTACTCTGATCAGAGGCAAGTGACTGACCCAGCCAGACTGGTGATGGCACAACCTACCAGCCCCTAGCAAATGAAGGATGCAACTTTGTCCCCAATATGATATGCCCCTGCTCTGAATAGGTAACAGGGCAGTGGAGAATAGTAACTACAGTAACAGGGCAGTGGAGAATAGTAACTCTTTCCAAAGCTCCTATGGATTCAAAGCAACGTTACAGTTGGGAACAAGCAAAACTTTCAGAAAGGCTATTCAAAAGAATCTACGTTCTTTGTGTCTCACATTGACAAAGACGCCATAAGCCAAGCTGCTAACAGCTAGGTCTGTTTACCTCTTGCACAAATAAAAATGGATTTGTGTTCTGGCTATTCAGATTCTGTTAACACAATATTTGATCCTACCATCACTGACAACAAAATTGTTAGACGCATAATCAAAACACGGTACAGGGATCTATTCTGCCCACTGTCTGTAAATTAAGTTTACAAAAAGCACTGCGGAAATACTGAGTGTTCCTATCATTCAAAGAATATTTGATTGGTCCTGAAAGGTACTACATGGAACTTCCCCCAAATCCAGTGCAATTAGTTGAGTCTTTTCGAACACTTCTTCCCTATTTGTCACTGCTGAAGGACTGAATGTGATTCAATCAAAGTTCAAGTACTTTAAAATTACTGTTCCTAATCTTCTAAGGATGATCTTGAGGGGACTGTACAGGAGACACTCCTTTGTTGGGCCTCAGGCCCTCTTATAAAGTCCCTTCTCCCTTCCTGTGTTAGCTCCCTTTACTATGGAGCAGCATGACTCCTGCTCTGGCATTAGCTATAGCTAGTAGTAACCAGGGTTCACCAGCTTCTAATGCACACTGACACAAATGTAGCTGGAACATTGCATCCCTATTAAATCAAACAATGGAAAGGAAAATAGGATTCACATGGGAAATAACAAGTGAGGAAGTATATGGCATGTTCCTGGCCTCCTAAGCTGACTtagggctgcttccacatgagattgattccccactgtggacccactgccactgcaaatgcAGCGGCAAAGGAACATCCACACTGGACAATCCTGTTCCTTCTTCCCTCAACCCACCCCCGCCTCACCAAGGGAGGGCTCTTTGCCAgcgtattttttaaaatcaaaagtaGGTGTATCATCATTGCTTGCCAGTTAGCTTCCCGATCAAGATCAAggctttggttttgacctttaaggctatatgtggcccgggtcctacctatctgagggaccacttatctccttatgccccccatagggctcTTTGTTCTGCGGGTATTTGCTTGTTGTCTCGGGCTCCCAGGAAGTTCACCGGGCTTCGactagggccaggaccttttcagcaaGGCTCCCAGAAATCACACAATACAACAGAAGGAGCATGTTGGAAGACAACATGTGAGGATGctcccaaaaaaataaataaaacacaaaacaaaacacagaacctCACTCGGATTTTAGAGCAGGAACGGAACAGATTCTCCCTGTAGAAACAGCTTGACCTCAATGAAAGCATTGCCTTCTTCAGTGTTGTGTTCTGCAACTGATAGCATTCAGAAGTGCTTCATACATTGCACCTTGTATTAGAACACTCATCATTTGTCATATTACCTGGTAAAtcctggggttttgttttttggaaaaGAAAGAGATCTAAAACGGAAAGTGCAGATTGCATTTATTCTCTGCATGGATGGTCCTCAGTAAGGGCACGCGAGTACTTAACACACCAACCAAATAATTCCTACATTCAAATCACATTCAGGTCAGTGAAACGTTAATTCTCCTGTACAAAcgaacaaaataataataataataataaaaacaacataaagaCAAGTCAGCAAGAAAAAAAACTAGGTCTAAGTTAACATTGGCAGAATGCTACCAAGACAACGCCATAGAAGCCTCACTGAAGCAGGAGTGAAATTCTGGCCACTTCTTTGCAAAGCTCATCACAGACTTCTGAAAAATATTGTTGCATTCTTTCTTCTGTCTCATCTTTTTATACCTTGGATTTGGGAGCCAGATTTTTCCAGTGTGATGTGCtaatcttgaaaaaaaaatgctaatgCAGAAGCATAAGACCCCACCTGGTaggataaaatatattttaaatttcctcCAAAAATTACTGCTGACTGACACCCATTTGCTGGTGATCGGCCTCTGCCTCCTCTTCTTCCACGTCTGCATTATATTCTTCAAATGCATCATCATCTACATCTGGAAGCCCCAATAGCTAttgggaaagaagaagggaataaCAATGTCAGTGTAATGTGAGATAGGCAAAATCTCTTGATGAAGAGCAGTTTTTGCATTATACCTGTAGCACCAGGTAAAACAATTTAAATCCAGGGAAAGGTTGCAGTAGTTTAGAGGCTTGCATTGGTGGGAATGGAGTCACACATTAACACAGTAGCTAACTTGGTCATTTTACGGGAACATACAGTCGATCGCAGTTCTTTGCAAACTGTATCCCATGGATTGTAGCACGCCACAGTCACTGGAGCCTCTTCCTGCATCCCACCCAAATGGTATAACATCACATAATGAAAGACATGGAGTATATTAACATGACATAATAACTGATATTATACAGTTTAGTGCATTGTGCTGAAAGATGCTAGAATGGTAATGTTACAGTCTACGTATTTACATGAAAATACGACCCACTGTTCTAATTAGGATACCGCTGAGTAAGTACAAGGACGTGCCAGGCAATTCAAGACTGCCTCCTTCCATATCAGCTTCCCCACCGGTTAAAATCTTCTTTTTTTGAGCCTCCATTCTGTGTTCCTCCACCTGAAGTTAGGTGGGTGACCAAGAAGCAATGGCCTTTAGCAGCTATAGTGCCTCAGGTCTGGAATGCTTTCTCCGTACCCATTTGCTTGTCTCTGAGCAAGACTTACCCTCCTGCCGTCCCTTGAGTATTTTCTGGAGGTTAAACATAGACATTTTGAACAAGTTTTTGATGATCCTTTCGGTTTTGTGGTTTCTCTGTATTTTAACTATACTGCTGTATGTTTTGAAGTTTTtcctgtaagctgccttgagagccAGGTATTAGCTAACAGCTATaatggtagattcaaatgggtagccgtgttgtgtgcacatgaaagcttatagtgtggataaaactctgttggtcttaaaggtgtcgctagtcacaaactttgttcagctaTAATGGTTAACgcagaattttcttttaaaaaaatcatttaaccTTGGCAGCGATTCTTAAATTTTTTCCAGTGATTAATGCAAAAGCAACAAGAGCTGCACCATCCACCACATTTTGCCCCTTTGATTTGTAAGGCTCCCTTGACCTCAGGGGTGATTCCCTGGAGCCCAGCCATATCTGCAATGTGAGCATTAGCAGCAATTTGATATGGAACAGTGAGGTTTTCAGTTCTCTGTACTTGCATGCCATTTCTCTGGAACCCATATGAAAAGACCACGTAGCAGGGGGCAGACAGCATCCCTTGGCAGGATGTTCCTCCCTTCTTGGGGAGGGCACTGATCTAGAAAGTAAACCCTCCTGGCACGATCTGccctggtttgttttttaaaacatgacCAGAACTGCGCAAGAGAGGTAACGTAAGTCATGCTTTTCCAGCTACAGTGAACCTATTATGGGCCTACATCTCAAAGGCTAGGAAAAAATAACCCCTGGTGTTTTACATTCCTTCCCTCCCAGTATACCTCATCTCTCTCTGCACAGTAATATGTGAAATTCCACAACCGCTGTGCCAGGAAGTGACTCCACCACAACAGTTCCTACACAGCTAAACTCTCTGCAgcattaaaggggagggggagaatcaacCACCACAGAATTCCTCTTATGGGTGGAGAACCATTTTGGTTTGTCTCCTAGGAATCTCTGTTTGGAAAATACAGACAtcggaggaggggaagaaaagccaTTTATATGACCTAAGCCCTCAGAGTACTTTCTAAAAGATAAAATTGCCTTTTTGAGAAATCATAACTAAAGCATTCTAGCTGCCTGGAAAGCTAGACCTACATTACTCATGCATGGGCAAAGAATCACTCACAGGTCTGAATGATTTGAAGACTTTTTCCAGTATTTCGTGGAGGGTCTTTTTGCCACAGGAAGATATGTAGTCCTGAGCCAACTGCAAGAAAGGCAGGCAGTCCTCACTTTCACTCCACACGTGCTAGAAGACAAAAACAAGTCAAGACAAACAAAACTGAGGAGAAATTTAGGCAAGAGTTGTTTCCAGCTTCTggagcagggaggaggaagacccTTTGGGCTTGAAGAATcatctaagagccagcttggtgtagtggttaagaggacggtcttctaatctggctatccgggtttgattccctcctccgcatgctgccagctaggtgaccttgggctcaccacagcactgataaggctgttctgactgagcagtaatatcagggctctctcagcctcacctccctgtcTGTTGTGTGGgagagggtgtctattgtggggagaggaaagggaaggcgactgtaagccgctttgagactccttcgggtagagaaaagcagcatttatttatttacttggatttttatttaacaaccaactcttcttcttcttctaatggagcTTAACCATGTGTGTCAGCGCATCCATTTCATGCATATCAGCGCAGAGAATTTCAGTCAGGGATCAGAAGTGAATTCACTACTGAAAATCAAATGATCAATTGTGCAGGCTCTGAGTTTGGATTGGGACTGCAATGAGAAAAGCATTCTGCTTTCCCCCCTTGTGCCATACTGATGGGATATATGTGCAGCCCCCAGGGGGGCATGAAATGACCCCTGGATTGCTTTGGATCAGGAAAAGAGCAGAAGGGGGAATCTGACCAAGAACTCATAGCTGGCACTTGACTAAAAGTCCTTGTGGCAGGCACACATAAAACACAACATgtagttagaccataaggaaagctCAGGGAGAAGAATAAGTTCAACCCAGATCTCAAACCCAGGTAAATGGAAGCTCACATCTATGTCTCTTATGTCTGGTAGATATTTGGCTGTATTGGAATCCCTATCATGGACTCCAGGTTGCTCCCATATTAcagtaaatcccccccccccgagatgttTTATCCATGTGGGGATGTATGCAAAGGGGGAATGTAAACACTTTCCTTGTTAAATGCCAAGATCAGCCCTGTTCATTCTTTGGTTCTGTTGCACATCCCCTACAGCTATGgaaagcacatgaagctgccttctactgaatcaggagCAAAAAATGAAGACGCACCAGCCAATGAGAGTGACAGATGAAAAGAAAGCCTACAAAATGGCTATATACAGAGAATCTTACTTATTCTTAAAGATGCAAGTCAAAACCCATATGAGATCTAGTAATTCACTTATATTTCTTAAATTCCAGTGATTTTACAATATTTCCTTAATCAGTCACTATAAGCATCCAAATAAAGATTATCCAGTGGACCTTAGGATCCTTAACGGAGGTAGGCTGTTCCCACGCAGATCCCCCATCAAAAATAATTGGAACCAAAGGACCGCAGGATACTCTTTAGTTTGATGATTATAGTAActgattaaaaatatattgtaaaatcactggaatgtttaaaaatataagcCACGGAGGAAGAGACTTCACCTTGAAAATAAGTCGATTACTGAATCTCATTTGAGCTTTGAGTTAACATatttaagaataaagaagattctttgTTTGTATATGGCCATTTCATCAGCTTTTCTTtcccactgaatcagaccacggGTCCATCAGTGACAGAAATGTCTAgtctgactggcagtgactctccggGATCTCATGCAGAGGTCTTTTCTCCCCACCtactaccagatccttttaaATAGAGGcaccagagactgaacctgggaacctCTGCATGGCaaacagatgctccaccactgaactacagcCCTTCCCCAATGATTGGGAAACCAACAAGTGGGATCAGCAGAAACTATTCTCTCCTTCTCCACAGCAGAGCAAATTAAATCTTCCAGCCAGTTTCCAAGGTAAGAAACACCCACCCTACTGGTAGATATACATTTCCAAAATGTTTATATTAAAAg
This Paroedura picta isolate Pp20150507F chromosome 11, Ppicta_v3.0, whole genome shotgun sequence DNA region includes the following protein-coding sequences:
- the MTURN gene encoding maturin; translated protein: MDFQQLADVADKWCSNTPFELIATEETERRMDFYADPGVSFYVLCPDNGCGDNFHVWSESEDCLPFLQLAQDYISSCGKKTLHEILEKVFKSFRPLLGLPDVDDDAFEEYNADVEEEEAEADHQQMGVSQQ